One stretch of Glycine soja cultivar W05 chromosome 7, ASM419377v2, whole genome shotgun sequence DNA includes these proteins:
- the LOC114418198 gene encoding protein PHYTOCHROME-DEPENDENT LATE-FLOWERING-like isoform X2, with protein sequence MGVSFKVSKTGTRFRPKCIPQLQDGASDNSKPQSDLVEAGENIAQIPRSSVSSETLSLADREASFTLNLFPDGYSIGKPSENEAANQSKYQDFPKLLHPYDRSSESLFLAIESGHLPGDILDDIPAKYVDGALICEVHDYRRCSSEKGGSVSAESSPTVSKVCLKMSLENIVKDIPSITDKSWTYGDLMEVESKILKALQPKLHLDPTPKLDRLCESPLPTKLNLPRKRLKNMPEFAVTSTNKIHGKKVCIDRVQESSINRLGDVGNTASNAIVQQTHENPAMQNLSPNVAMALRSKNFIPDSSIPNFPMMSHQSRYSMAVGTQRSLQEQGPTPSINSLGASPATQDVMISYAENANSGASLLGKRDNQDGQASPLSNIAKRMRPASTVLDAMQHQQIGSHVEALQGSDMNWQNTLQQQAMARIQYASGGIQKFPQQAFEGGANQETGAIPFASSQQQGMRLVAKEEQFEMEKLDGAEINRNKSEMEMEMNNLDPQQLRIQQRLSQHAFMRSNFPQAAWNSLGQPMEKETKKEDQLQKRKSVQSPRLSTGALPHSPLSSKSGEFSNGAVGPSFGQSAMAAVPGTSQKDKTAMVSVPATVGTPSNDSTQRQHAQLAAKRRSNSLPKTPAMNGVGSPASVGTTSVPLNANSPSVVTSGLVDQNLQNMLERFSKIEMVTMRHQLNFKKNKVDDYPIKKQNPYAQNNLAALLANATNNEGLPEESISLSKSLIGGSMNACKMRILTFCVPERVVQGSVVTIIPRMRTRMIIFEKSDGTVAMHCGEIEEVDYVAAEDHLLTLPNTHSADLLVQQFCSLMVREGFVKEDDRIQLKPNRVNLPLGNQSTTPNNAVVEMQQYGEAIPGQSSNEVAKPTSGSNAPVNLSQNLVTNPRMLPPGNPQALQMSQGLLSGVSMASRPQQMDSQQAIQQQQQQQQQQQQQQQLQQNQHTLIQQQNPQFQRSPMMLGTNQLSHLNPVGQNSNMPLGNHMLNRPSALQLQMFQQQQQQQQQQQQQPQMQRKMMMGLGQAVGMGNLRNNLVGLAPMGNPMGMGGVRGIGGSGISAPMTSIAGMGNMGQNPMNLSQTSNITNSISQQFRSGSINAAASADLLSKLRLVHQNRQGMLGSSQSNIASISGARQIHPGGTPSLSMLGRANTMQRPIGPMGPPKIMAGMNLYMSQQQQQQHQQPQPQQQQQQHQQQLQLQQHMQQQLQQQQQQETTSQLQAVVSPPQVGSPSMGIPPMNQQAQQQASPQQMSQRTPMSPQMSSGAIHAMNAGNPEACPASPQLSSQTLGSVSSITNSPMDMQGVNKSNSNAQ encoded by the exons ATGGGGGTCTCCTTCAAGGTGTCCAAAACCGGCACTAGGTTTCGCCCTAAGTGCATTCCCCAACTTCAAGATGGCGCATCCGACAATTCCAAACCCCAG AGTGATCTTGTTGAGGCTGGTGAAAACATTGCTCAGATTCCCAGGTCATCTGTGTCATCTGAAACTCTTTCATTAGCAG ATAGGGAGGCTTCTTTCACATTGAACCTGTTTCCAGATGGTTATTCTATTGGAAAACCCTCCGAG AATGAAGCAGCTAATCAGTCAAAATACCAAGATTTTCCCAAGTTGTTACATCCATATGATAGGTCATCTGAGAGTCTTTTCTTG GCCATTGAGTCAGGTCACTTGCCTGGGGATATTCTTGATGATATACCTGCCAAGTATGTTGATGGAGCACTTATATGTGAG GTGCATGATTATCGAAGATGCTCTTCTGAAAAAGGGGGTAGTGTGTCTGCAGAAAGTTCTCCTACTGTTAGCAAAGTATGCCTCAAGATGTCGTTGGAAAATATTGTAAAGGACATCCCATCGATTACTGACAAGTCTTGGACATATGGTGATCTAATG GAAGTTGAATCGAAGATACTGAAAGCATTACAACCAAAACTTCATCTAGACCCTACTCCAAAGTTAGATCGGCTGTGTGAAAGTCCGCTTCCAACGAAG CTCAATTTGCCAAGAAAGCGATTAAAAAATATGCCAGAGTTTGCTGTTACTTCTACTAATAAAATTCATGGGAAGAAAGTATGCATAGATAGAGTGCAGGAAAGCTCAATTAACAGATTAGGTGATGTAGGAAACACTGCATCAAATGCTATTGTGCAGCAGACCCATGAAAATCCAGCCATGCAGAATCTTAGTCCGAATGTTGCCATGGCCTTGAGATCTAAGAATTTTATACCTGATTCTTCCATCCCTAACTTTCCTATGATGTCCCATCAATCAAGATATTCAATGGCTGTTGGAACTCAGAGAAGTTTGCAGGAGCAGGGACCAACTCCTTCCATTAATTCGTTAGGGGCTTCTCCTGCTACACAAGATGTCATGATTTCATATGCTGAAAATGCAAACTCGGGTGCCTCTCTTCTTGGAAAAAGGGATAATCAAGATGGACAAGCATCACCTTTGTCCAATATTGCTAAAAGAATGAGGCCTGCTTCCACTGTGCTTGATGCAATGCAGCATCAGCAAATAGGGTCACATGTTGAAGCTCTTCAAGGATCAGATATGAATTGGCAGAATACATTGCAACAACAAGCAATGGCCAGAATTCAGTATGCAAGTGGTGGCATTCAAAAGTTTCCTCAGCAGGCTTTTGAAGGGGGGGCAAATCAAGAGACAGGGGCTATTCCCTTTGCTTCTAGTCAGCAGCAGGGCATGAGGTTGGTTGCCAAGGAAGAACAGTTTGAAATGGAAAAATTAGATGGTGCAGAGATAAACCGCAATAAAAGTGAGATGGAAATGGAAATGAACAATTTAGATCCACAACAATTACGGATTCAGCAACGATTGTCACAGCATGCATTCATGAGGTCTAATTTCCCCCAGGCAGCCTGGAACAGTTTGGGTCAGCCTAtggagaaagaaacaaaaaaagaggaCCAGCTTCAGAAAAGGAAATCAGTACAGAGTCCTCGCTTATCCACCGGGGCATTACCTCACTCCCCATTGTCTTCGAAATCAGGTGAATTTTCCAATGGTGCAGTAGGACCAAGTTTTGGACAGTCTGCAATGGCTGCTGTGCCTGGGACATCACAAAAAGACAAGACAGCAATGGTCTCAGTTCCTGCTACTGTTGGAACTCCATCTAATGACTCTACACAAAGACAACATGCACAACTAGCCGCAAAGCGGAGATCTAATTCTCTTCCCAAGACCCCAGCAATGAATGGAGTTGGTTCTCCCGCTAGTGTTGGTACAACCAGTGTCCCACTGAATGCAAATAGTCCCTCAGTTGTGACCTCGGGTTTAGTTGACCAAAATCTTCAAAATATGCTTGAAAGGTTCTCAAAAATTGAAATGGTGACAATGAg GCATCAACTTAACTTTAAGAAGAATAAGGTTGATGACTATCCCATTAAGAAGCAGAATCCATATGCACAAAATAATCTAGCTGCACTTCTTGCCAATGCAACTAATAATGAGGGATTGCCAGAGGAGTCAATTTCTTTGTCAAAGTCGCTTATTGGTGGGAGTATGAATGCATGTAAAATGAGAATCTTAACTTTCTGTGTGCCTGAGCGTGTAGTTCAAG GAAGTGTTGTTACTATAATTCCGAGGATGCGAACTAGGATGATAATATTTGAGAAATCTGATGGTACTGTCGCTATGCATTGTGGGGAGATTGAAGAAGTTGATTACGTAGCTGCAGAGGATCATCTTCTCACATTACCCAATACT CATTCTGCAGATTTGCTTGTACAACAGTTCTGTTCACTG ATGGTACGCGAAGGATTTGTGAAAGAAGATGACCGAATCCAACTTAAACCAAACCGGGTGAACCTTCCATTGGGCAATCAATCTACTACCCCTAATAATGCTGTAGTTGAAATGCAACAATATGGAGAAGCCATTCCTGGTCAATCATCCAATGAAGTTGCAAAACCAACTAGTGGCAGTAATGCACCTGTAAACCTCTCTCAGAATCTTGTAACAAATCCAAGGATGCTGCCACCTGGAAACCCCCAAGCCTTACAGATGTCCCAAGGACTTCTCTCTGGTGTTTCGATGGCTTCAAGACCACAACAAATGGACTCACAACAAGCCatacagcagcagcagcagcagcagcagcaacaacaacaacagcagcagctGCAACAAAATCAACACACACTCATTCAACAGCAGAATCCCCAGTTCCAGAGGTCTCCTATGATGCTTGGGACAAATCAGCTTTCACACTTAAATCCAGTTGGACAAAACTCCAACATGCCATTAGGTAATCACATGCTGAACAGGCCTTCAGCTCTCCAGCTTCAGAtgttccaacaacaacaacagcaacagcaacagcagcagcagcagcctcAAATGCAAAGGAAAATGATGATGGGACTCGGACAAGCTGTGGGAATGGGTAACTTGAGAAATAACCTAGTTGGGCTTGCACCCATGGGTAACCCTATGGGGATGGGAGGTGTCAGGGGAATAGGAGGAAGTGGAATCTCAGCACCAATGACATCTATTGCTGGCATGGGAAATATGGGTCAGAACCCAATGAATCTTAGCCAGACTTCAAATATTACTAATTCCATAAGCCAACAGTTCAGGTCCGGATCGATAAATGCAGCAGCATCTGCTGACCTTTTATCAAAGCTTAGATTGGTACATCAGAATCGTCAAGGCATGCTAGGGTCCTCTCAATCTAACATAGCTAGCATCTCAGGGGCTAGACAAATACACCCTGGTGGTACTCCAAGTCTTTCAATGTTGGGCAGGGCTAATACAATGCAGCGACCAATTGGACCTATGGGTCCACCGAAGATTATGGCTGGGATGAATCTTTATATGagtcagcagcagcagcagcaacatcAACAACCCCAACCccaacaacagcagcagcaacacCAACAGCAATTGCAACTTCAGCAGCATATGCAGCAGCAAttacagcagcaacaacaacaagaaacaACTTCACAATTGCAGGCAGTTGTTTCTCCCCCACAGGTGGGATCGCCATCAATGGGCATTCCACCAATGAACCAACAAGCGCAGCAGCAAGCCAGCCCTCAGCAAATGAGTCAACGAACCCCTATGAGTCCACAGATGAGCT
- the LOC114418198 gene encoding protein PHYTOCHROME-DEPENDENT LATE-FLOWERING-like isoform X1 encodes MGVSFKVSKTGTRFRPKCIPQLQDGASDNSKPQSDLVEAGENIAQIPRSSVSSETLSLADREASFTLNLFPDGYSIGKPSENEAANQSKYQDFPKLLHPYDRSSESLFLAIESGHLPGDILDDIPAKYVDGALICEVHDYRRCSSEKGGSVSAESSPTVSKVCLKMSLENIVKDIPSITDKSWTYGDLMEVESKILKALQPKLHLDPTPKLDRLCESPLPTKLNLPRKRLKNMPEFAVTSTNKIHGKKVCIDRVQESSINRLGDVGNTASNAIVQQTHENPAMQNLSPNVAMALRSKNFIPDSSIPNFPMMSHQSRYSMAVGTQRSLQEQGPTPSINSLGASPATQDVMISYAENANSGASLLGKRDNQDGQASPLSNIAKRMRPASTVLDAMQHQQIGSHVEALQGSDMNWQNTLQQQAMARIQYASGGIQKFPQQAFEGGANQETGAIPFASSQQQGMRLVAKEEQFEMEKLDGAEINRNKSEMEMEMNNLDPQQLRIQQRLSQHAFMRSNFPQAAWNSLGQPMEKETKKEDQLQKRKSVQSPRLSTGALPHSPLSSKSGEFSNGAVGPSFGQSAMAAVPGTSQKDKTAMVSVPATVGTPSNDSTQRQHAQLAAKRRSNSLPKTPAMNGVGSPASVGTTSVPLNANSPSVVTSGLVDQNLQNMLERFSKIEMVTMRHQLNFKKNKVDDYPIKKQNPYAQNNLAALLANATNNEGLPEESISLSKSLIGGSMNACKMRILTFCVPERVVQGSVVTIIPRMRTRMIIFEKSDGTVAMHCGEIEEVDYVAAEDHLLTLPNTFDYVAAQDHLLTLPNTHSADLLVQQFCSLMVREGFVKEDDRIQLKPNRVNLPLGNQSTTPNNAVVEMQQYGEAIPGQSSNEVAKPTSGSNAPVNLSQNLVTNPRMLPPGNPQALQMSQGLLSGVSMASRPQQMDSQQAIQQQQQQQQQQQQQQQLQQNQHTLIQQQNPQFQRSPMMLGTNQLSHLNPVGQNSNMPLGNHMLNRPSALQLQMFQQQQQQQQQQQQQPQMQRKMMMGLGQAVGMGNLRNNLVGLAPMGNPMGMGGVRGIGGSGISAPMTSIAGMGNMGQNPMNLSQTSNITNSISQQFRSGSINAAASADLLSKLRLVHQNRQGMLGSSQSNIASISGARQIHPGGTPSLSMLGRANTMQRPIGPMGPPKIMAGMNLYMSQQQQQQHQQPQPQQQQQQHQQQLQLQQHMQQQLQQQQQQETTSQLQAVVSPPQVGSPSMGIPPMNQQAQQQASPQQMSQRTPMSPQMSSGAIHAMNAGNPEACPASPQLSSQTLGSVSSITNSPMDMQGVNKSNSNAQ; translated from the exons ATGGGGGTCTCCTTCAAGGTGTCCAAAACCGGCACTAGGTTTCGCCCTAAGTGCATTCCCCAACTTCAAGATGGCGCATCCGACAATTCCAAACCCCAG AGTGATCTTGTTGAGGCTGGTGAAAACATTGCTCAGATTCCCAGGTCATCTGTGTCATCTGAAACTCTTTCATTAGCAG ATAGGGAGGCTTCTTTCACATTGAACCTGTTTCCAGATGGTTATTCTATTGGAAAACCCTCCGAG AATGAAGCAGCTAATCAGTCAAAATACCAAGATTTTCCCAAGTTGTTACATCCATATGATAGGTCATCTGAGAGTCTTTTCTTG GCCATTGAGTCAGGTCACTTGCCTGGGGATATTCTTGATGATATACCTGCCAAGTATGTTGATGGAGCACTTATATGTGAG GTGCATGATTATCGAAGATGCTCTTCTGAAAAAGGGGGTAGTGTGTCTGCAGAAAGTTCTCCTACTGTTAGCAAAGTATGCCTCAAGATGTCGTTGGAAAATATTGTAAAGGACATCCCATCGATTACTGACAAGTCTTGGACATATGGTGATCTAATG GAAGTTGAATCGAAGATACTGAAAGCATTACAACCAAAACTTCATCTAGACCCTACTCCAAAGTTAGATCGGCTGTGTGAAAGTCCGCTTCCAACGAAG CTCAATTTGCCAAGAAAGCGATTAAAAAATATGCCAGAGTTTGCTGTTACTTCTACTAATAAAATTCATGGGAAGAAAGTATGCATAGATAGAGTGCAGGAAAGCTCAATTAACAGATTAGGTGATGTAGGAAACACTGCATCAAATGCTATTGTGCAGCAGACCCATGAAAATCCAGCCATGCAGAATCTTAGTCCGAATGTTGCCATGGCCTTGAGATCTAAGAATTTTATACCTGATTCTTCCATCCCTAACTTTCCTATGATGTCCCATCAATCAAGATATTCAATGGCTGTTGGAACTCAGAGAAGTTTGCAGGAGCAGGGACCAACTCCTTCCATTAATTCGTTAGGGGCTTCTCCTGCTACACAAGATGTCATGATTTCATATGCTGAAAATGCAAACTCGGGTGCCTCTCTTCTTGGAAAAAGGGATAATCAAGATGGACAAGCATCACCTTTGTCCAATATTGCTAAAAGAATGAGGCCTGCTTCCACTGTGCTTGATGCAATGCAGCATCAGCAAATAGGGTCACATGTTGAAGCTCTTCAAGGATCAGATATGAATTGGCAGAATACATTGCAACAACAAGCAATGGCCAGAATTCAGTATGCAAGTGGTGGCATTCAAAAGTTTCCTCAGCAGGCTTTTGAAGGGGGGGCAAATCAAGAGACAGGGGCTATTCCCTTTGCTTCTAGTCAGCAGCAGGGCATGAGGTTGGTTGCCAAGGAAGAACAGTTTGAAATGGAAAAATTAGATGGTGCAGAGATAAACCGCAATAAAAGTGAGATGGAAATGGAAATGAACAATTTAGATCCACAACAATTACGGATTCAGCAACGATTGTCACAGCATGCATTCATGAGGTCTAATTTCCCCCAGGCAGCCTGGAACAGTTTGGGTCAGCCTAtggagaaagaaacaaaaaaagaggaCCAGCTTCAGAAAAGGAAATCAGTACAGAGTCCTCGCTTATCCACCGGGGCATTACCTCACTCCCCATTGTCTTCGAAATCAGGTGAATTTTCCAATGGTGCAGTAGGACCAAGTTTTGGACAGTCTGCAATGGCTGCTGTGCCTGGGACATCACAAAAAGACAAGACAGCAATGGTCTCAGTTCCTGCTACTGTTGGAACTCCATCTAATGACTCTACACAAAGACAACATGCACAACTAGCCGCAAAGCGGAGATCTAATTCTCTTCCCAAGACCCCAGCAATGAATGGAGTTGGTTCTCCCGCTAGTGTTGGTACAACCAGTGTCCCACTGAATGCAAATAGTCCCTCAGTTGTGACCTCGGGTTTAGTTGACCAAAATCTTCAAAATATGCTTGAAAGGTTCTCAAAAATTGAAATGGTGACAATGAg GCATCAACTTAACTTTAAGAAGAATAAGGTTGATGACTATCCCATTAAGAAGCAGAATCCATATGCACAAAATAATCTAGCTGCACTTCTTGCCAATGCAACTAATAATGAGGGATTGCCAGAGGAGTCAATTTCTTTGTCAAAGTCGCTTATTGGTGGGAGTATGAATGCATGTAAAATGAGAATCTTAACTTTCTGTGTGCCTGAGCGTGTAGTTCAAG GAAGTGTTGTTACTATAATTCCGAGGATGCGAACTAGGATGATAATATTTGAGAAATCTGATGGTACTGTCGCTATGCATTGTGGGGAGATTGAAGAAGTTGATTACGTAGCTGCAGAGGATCATCTTCTCACATTACCCAATACT TTTGATTACGTAGCTGCACAGGATCATCTCCTCACATTACCCAATACT CATTCTGCAGATTTGCTTGTACAACAGTTCTGTTCACTG ATGGTACGCGAAGGATTTGTGAAAGAAGATGACCGAATCCAACTTAAACCAAACCGGGTGAACCTTCCATTGGGCAATCAATCTACTACCCCTAATAATGCTGTAGTTGAAATGCAACAATATGGAGAAGCCATTCCTGGTCAATCATCCAATGAAGTTGCAAAACCAACTAGTGGCAGTAATGCACCTGTAAACCTCTCTCAGAATCTTGTAACAAATCCAAGGATGCTGCCACCTGGAAACCCCCAAGCCTTACAGATGTCCCAAGGACTTCTCTCTGGTGTTTCGATGGCTTCAAGACCACAACAAATGGACTCACAACAAGCCatacagcagcagcagcagcagcagcagcaacaacaacaacagcagcagctGCAACAAAATCAACACACACTCATTCAACAGCAGAATCCCCAGTTCCAGAGGTCTCCTATGATGCTTGGGACAAATCAGCTTTCACACTTAAATCCAGTTGGACAAAACTCCAACATGCCATTAGGTAATCACATGCTGAACAGGCCTTCAGCTCTCCAGCTTCAGAtgttccaacaacaacaacagcaacagcaacagcagcagcagcagcctcAAATGCAAAGGAAAATGATGATGGGACTCGGACAAGCTGTGGGAATGGGTAACTTGAGAAATAACCTAGTTGGGCTTGCACCCATGGGTAACCCTATGGGGATGGGAGGTGTCAGGGGAATAGGAGGAAGTGGAATCTCAGCACCAATGACATCTATTGCTGGCATGGGAAATATGGGTCAGAACCCAATGAATCTTAGCCAGACTTCAAATATTACTAATTCCATAAGCCAACAGTTCAGGTCCGGATCGATAAATGCAGCAGCATCTGCTGACCTTTTATCAAAGCTTAGATTGGTACATCAGAATCGTCAAGGCATGCTAGGGTCCTCTCAATCTAACATAGCTAGCATCTCAGGGGCTAGACAAATACACCCTGGTGGTACTCCAAGTCTTTCAATGTTGGGCAGGGCTAATACAATGCAGCGACCAATTGGACCTATGGGTCCACCGAAGATTATGGCTGGGATGAATCTTTATATGagtcagcagcagcagcagcaacatcAACAACCCCAACCccaacaacagcagcagcaacacCAACAGCAATTGCAACTTCAGCAGCATATGCAGCAGCAAttacagcagcaacaacaacaagaaacaACTTCACAATTGCAGGCAGTTGTTTCTCCCCCACAGGTGGGATCGCCATCAATGGGCATTCCACCAATGAACCAACAAGCGCAGCAGCAAGCCAGCCCTCAGCAAATGAGTCAACGAACCCCTATGAGTCCACAGATGAGCT